The Streptomyces sp. NBC_00344 genome includes a window with the following:
- a CDS encoding cytochrome P450 family protein — protein sequence MNCPHAAAAPATGPGTGTLVIDPMVQDLAGETAQLVAGGPLARIELLGVPAWTITRHAEARALLTDARLVKDLDAWGLWRSGVVTRAWPLIGMIDAGRSMFTVDGPAHRRLRTKTAQALTPRRLEEMRPAIEQLTDELLDTLAERGADGVVDLKSVFAQPLPMRVVGSLMGVDRTDHPRLEKAYKAFFSMLTPHEERIALLEELDVFYTELVREKTARPTDDLTSALILADEGGEPLTEEEVVGNLKAMVAAGHETTIGLIINAVQALLTHPDQLRKVLDGDIPWETVIEETLRWDTPTTHLLMRFATEDIRVGDGVIPKGDGVVISYRAIGHDTGQHGPEAGEFDVTRKTPIRHMTFGHGPHICPGAGLSRVEAGIALPALFARFPRLRLAVPDEEIRNLPVMTQNDKESFPVLLHG from the coding sequence GTGAACTGTCCTCATGCCGCCGCCGCCCCCGCCACCGGCCCGGGTACCGGGACGCTCGTCATCGACCCGATGGTCCAGGATCTGGCCGGCGAGACCGCGCAGCTCGTCGCCGGCGGCCCGCTGGCCAGGATCGAACTTCTCGGTGTACCGGCCTGGACCATCACCAGGCACGCGGAGGCACGCGCACTGCTCACCGACGCGCGCCTGGTGAAGGACCTCGACGCGTGGGGACTCTGGCGCAGCGGGGTGGTGACCCGGGCATGGCCGCTCATCGGCATGATCGATGCGGGGCGTTCCATGTTCACCGTGGACGGACCCGCCCACCGCCGCCTGCGCACCAAGACCGCGCAGGCGCTGACTCCCCGCAGACTCGAGGAGATGCGCCCGGCCATCGAGCAGCTGACCGATGAGCTTCTGGACACGCTGGCCGAGCGTGGCGCCGACGGTGTCGTGGACCTCAAGTCGGTCTTCGCGCAGCCGCTGCCGATGCGGGTGGTCGGCAGCCTGATGGGGGTGGACCGGACCGATCACCCCCGCCTCGAGAAGGCGTACAAGGCCTTCTTCTCGATGCTCACCCCGCACGAGGAGCGCATCGCGCTGCTGGAGGAACTCGACGTCTTCTACACCGAATTGGTGCGTGAGAAGACGGCGAGACCCACCGACGACCTGACCAGCGCGCTGATACTCGCCGACGAGGGCGGGGAGCCGCTCACCGAGGAGGAGGTGGTGGGCAATCTGAAGGCGATGGTGGCGGCCGGGCACGAGACCACCATCGGGTTGATCATCAACGCGGTGCAGGCGCTGCTGACCCACCCGGATCAACTGCGCAAGGTGCTGGACGGCGACATCCCGTGGGAAACGGTGATCGAGGAGACCCTGCGCTGGGACACTCCCACCACCCATCTGCTGATGCGGTTCGCCACCGAGGACATCCGGGTGGGTGACGGTGTCATCCCGAAGGGCGATGGTGTGGTCATCTCCTACCGGGCCATCGGTCACGACACCGGCCAGCACGGCCCGGAGGCGGGGGAGTTCGACGTCACCCGGAAGACCCCGATCCGTCATATGACCTTCGGCCACGGCCCGCACATCTGTCCCGGCGCCGGCCTGTCGCGGGTGGAGGCCGGGATAGCCCTGCCCGCGCTGTTCGCACGATTCCCGCGGCTGAGGCTCGCCGTGCCGGACGAGGAGATCCGCAATCTTCCGGTGATGACCCAGAACGACAAGGAGTCCTTCCCCGTTCTGCTGCACGGCTGA